In a single window of the Candidatus Nanosynbacter featherlites genome:
- a CDS encoding ATP-dependent DNA helicase, translated as MDQELALAILMSGRSALLTGAAGTGKTHLLNTFIAQARDQGKKVSVTATTGLAATHLGGNTIHSWSGIGVSDHLANNFFDRLSKTRREVIMKTDVLVIDEISMLHDFRLDMVDRVLRGVRENDQPFGGIQLVMSGDFFQLPPINRPGEQGGGFVVYSEAWQELQPAVLYLQRQYRQNDEQLLEILTALRNDDIRRHHAEMLLARTEVELPDGDITELHTVNVDVDAINSQKLAELAGGERTYQQTTTGSKVYVENLQRSVLAPSELVLKLGALVMAVKNSPQKLYANGSIGTVVDFEPLTDYPIVEFRNGRQVTMLPDVWELRDGERKRASISQVPLRLAWAITVHKSQGMTLDAARIDLRKAFVEGMGYVALSRVRDLENLYLYGINRKALEVSPDALAIDEVLQRTSSEAANHYRPMLEEMKRKQSVPKKSGKKSQSGSWQQKIAKMRETYPKAYMPWEKADDDILKQEFLQGATIQQLSQKLGRHEGSIRMRLQKHFGEDTVA; from the coding sequence ATGGATCAAGAATTGGCGCTGGCGATTTTGATGAGCGGTCGGTCGGCGCTGCTGACGGGTGCGGCGGGTACCGGCAAAACGCACCTGCTGAATACTTTTATTGCGCAGGCGCGTGACCAGGGTAAAAAGGTGTCGGTAACAGCGACGACGGGCTTGGCGGCGACGCACCTAGGCGGTAATACCATTCACAGTTGGAGTGGTATTGGTGTCAGTGATCACTTGGCGAACAACTTTTTTGATCGGCTGTCAAAAACGCGACGTGAGGTGATTATGAAGACTGATGTGCTGGTGATTGACGAGATTTCCATGCTGCATGATTTTCGGCTGGACATGGTCGATCGGGTGTTGCGTGGTGTCCGGGAGAATGACCAGCCATTTGGCGGTATTCAGCTAGTGATGAGTGGTGACTTTTTCCAATTACCGCCAATCAATCGTCCGGGTGAGCAGGGCGGTGGTTTTGTGGTGTATTCGGAAGCGTGGCAGGAGTTACAGCCGGCGGTGCTATATCTGCAGCGGCAATATCGGCAAAATGACGAGCAACTCCTCGAGATTTTGACGGCACTGAGGAATGACGATATCAGGCGGCATCATGCTGAGATGTTGCTGGCGCGAACGGAGGTCGAATTGCCTGATGGTGATATCACCGAACTACACACCGTCAATGTTGATGTCGACGCCATTAACAGCCAGAAGCTGGCGGAACTGGCGGGTGGGGAACGAACGTACCAGCAGACGACGACCGGTTCAAAAGTATATGTCGAGAACTTGCAGCGGTCGGTACTGGCGCCGAGCGAACTCGTGTTGAAACTGGGTGCGTTGGTGATGGCGGTGAAAAATTCGCCGCAGAAATTGTACGCCAATGGTAGTATCGGCACGGTGGTGGATTTTGAGCCGCTGACCGATTATCCGATTGTGGAGTTTCGTAACGGCCGGCAGGTGACGATGCTGCCAGATGTCTGGGAGCTGCGTGACGGCGAACGCAAGCGGGCGAGTATCTCGCAGGTGCCGCTGCGGCTGGCGTGGGCCATCACGGTGCATAAAAGCCAGGGTATGACCTTGGATGCGGCTCGGATTGACCTGAGAAAGGCGTTTGTTGAGGGCATGGGCTACGTGGCCTTGAGCCGGGTGCGGGATTTGGAAAATCTATATCTTTACGGCATTAACCGCAAAGCGCTGGAAGTCTCGCCCGATGCGCTGGCAATTGACGAGGTGCTGCAGCGGACAAGTAGTGAAGCGGCCAACCACTATCGTCCGATGTTGGAGGAAATGAAGCGAAAGCAGTCAGTTCCGAAAAAATCCGGTAAGAAATCTCAGTCCGGCAGCTGGCAGCAAAAAATTGCCAAAATGCGCGAAACCTATCCCAAGGCCTATATGCCGTGGGAAAAAGCTGACGACGATATCCTCAAACAGGAGTTCTTGCAAGGCGCAACCATCCAGCAGCTTAGTCAGAAGCTTGGTCGTCACGAAGGCTCAATTCGCATGCGACTGCAGAAGCATTTTGGGGAGGATACCGTAGCGTAA
- a CDS encoding glycoside hydrolase family 1 protein produces the protein MTETKRSNPSFPKRFLWGAAISAHQTEGGLNNQWTAWELENAKKLATQAPYSFGRTAMWSHVEKEATNPDNYVSGTAVEHYSRYEEDFQLLEQMGLNSFRFGIEWARVEPEEGAWDASVIDHYRTYLKRLKELEITPVVTLFHFTLPVWFAEKGGFEKRSNVAYFVRFVEKILDELGRDLEWIISINEPLVYVGESYFQGTWPPNQTKKLLGFKVLLNLIRAHKKVYQLACKNRRHKVSMAHNLSYIYAGDDAWVSRLSARVADYLVNQWIVRRVRKHSNFLAINYYFAQRFFGYRVHNSEKNPESDLGWDMQPDKLYELLVETYKKHQLPIFITENGLADTADKHRKWWLMETIRAMDRALKEDVKIIGYLHWSLLDNFEWDKGYWPKFGLAKVDRKTMERTLRASGKWYGMVVKRLRS, from the coding sequence ATGACGGAGACAAAACGATCGAATCCAAGCTTTCCAAAACGATTTTTATGGGGTGCGGCTATTTCGGCGCATCAAACAGAGGGAGGCTTGAACAATCAGTGGACCGCCTGGGAACTGGAAAATGCCAAAAAGCTAGCCACGCAGGCGCCGTACAGCTTTGGACGAACTGCCATGTGGTCACATGTGGAAAAAGAGGCTACGAATCCTGACAATTATGTTTCAGGCACCGCTGTTGAGCACTATTCGCGCTACGAGGAAGATTTCCAGCTATTAGAGCAGATGGGGCTTAACTCGTTTCGGTTTGGAATTGAATGGGCTCGTGTGGAGCCGGAAGAGGGCGCTTGGGATGCGTCGGTCATTGATCATTACCGCACTTATTTGAAGCGACTGAAAGAATTGGAAATCACCCCTGTGGTGACACTGTTTCATTTTACTTTGCCAGTTTGGTTTGCTGAGAAGGGTGGCTTTGAGAAGCGAAGCAATGTGGCTTATTTTGTGCGATTTGTGGAAAAAATTCTGGATGAATTGGGCCGTGATTTGGAGTGGATTATTAGTATCAATGAGCCGCTGGTGTATGTCGGAGAAAGCTATTTTCAGGGAACATGGCCACCAAACCAAACCAAAAAACTGCTTGGATTTAAGGTGTTACTGAATCTGATACGGGCGCACAAGAAGGTTTATCAGCTGGCGTGCAAAAATCGCCGCCACAAGGTGTCGATGGCGCATAATCTATCGTACATTTATGCTGGAGATGATGCGTGGGTATCGCGGTTGAGCGCTCGAGTGGCTGACTATCTAGTCAATCAGTGGATCGTTCGGCGAGTACGCAAACACAGTAACTTTTTGGCGATCAATTATTACTTTGCGCAGCGGTTTTTTGGGTATCGTGTACATAATTCTGAGAAAAACCCAGAAAGCGACTTGGGCTGGGACATGCAGCCAGACAAATTGTATGAGCTGTTGGTTGAGACGTACAAAAAGCACCAATTACCAATTTTTATCACAGAGAATGGACTAGCTGATACAGCGGATAAGCACCGCAAGTGGTGGCTGATGGAAACGATTCGGGCTATGGATAGGGCGCTCAAAGAAGACGTCAAGATTATCGGTTATTTGCACTGGAGCTTACTGGATAATTTTGAATGGGATAAGGGATACTGGCCGAAATTTGGGCTAGCAAAGGTTGATAGAAAGACCATGGAGCGCACTCTGCGGGCAAGTGGTAAATGGTATGGTATGGTTGTGAAGCGATTGCGATCATAG
- a CDS encoding division/cell wall cluster transcriptional repressor MraZ, with amino-acid sequence MQVDYFERKLDDKRRLTMPAELREEFASGVVLTRGFGKYLHLYPRRVWDKEVESALQGSILDERIADLNVKFRRGKTASTLDQKQGRVTVEQHLLDYAGIDREIVAVRAGAYFRVMAADVADVD; translated from the coding sequence GTGCAAGTAGATTACTTTGAGCGAAAGCTGGACGACAAGCGTCGTTTGACGATGCCGGCTGAACTCAGAGAGGAATTTGCGTCTGGTGTGGTTCTGACCAGAGGGTTTGGTAAATATCTCCACCTCTATCCACGGCGTGTCTGGGATAAGGAGGTTGAAAGCGCCTTGCAGGGTAGTATCCTGGATGAGCGAATTGCTGACCTGAACGTCAAGTTCCGACGGGGTAAAACGGCATCCACGCTTGACCAAAAACAGGGTCGAGTGACAGTAGAGCAGCATTTGCTGGACTATGCTGGCATTGATCGGGAAATTGTGGCGGTTCGCGCCGGGGCATATTTCCGGGTGATGGCAGCGGATGTGGCTGATGTGGATTGA
- the rsmH gene encoding 16S rRNA (cytosine(1402)-N(4))-methyltransferase RsmH, protein MMSIKEHPPQPDLSNDAPVHVPVLLEETVRALAPRRGEAYLDLTAGYGGHAREILKRTDNYLNAVLVDRDSNAIRTLGDLTEKGVRLMHQDFASAARDLVKLGRKFDVILADLGVSSPQLDRAERGFSFRFDGPLDMRMDDTTEMTVADIINHASVDELVRLITLYGEETRSRAMHIAKAIVAHRPMTRTSELAELIERTVGRGGLKRHPATRTFQALRIEVNQELQQVEQVLPLLPQLLNPGGRVGIISFHSLEDRLVKRFFKEQSEAGYEAELMIPDKKLILGTTDVHNPRSRSAKLRWAVKT, encoded by the coding sequence ATGATGAGTATTAAAGAACATCCACCACAGCCGGATTTGTCGAACGACGCTCCGGTTCATGTTCCCGTACTCTTAGAGGAGACCGTGCGTGCGCTCGCCCCTCGTCGGGGTGAAGCGTACCTTGATTTGACTGCCGGTTATGGTGGTCATGCGCGGGAGATTCTTAAGAGGACAGATAACTATTTGAACGCTGTATTGGTTGATCGTGATAGTAACGCGATTCGAACATTAGGCGATTTGACAGAAAAAGGTGTCAGATTGATGCATCAAGATTTTGCGTCAGCGGCACGTGATTTGGTCAAGCTTGGGCGAAAATTTGACGTAATTTTGGCTGATTTGGGGGTGTCGTCACCGCAGCTTGACAGAGCAGAGAGGGGTTTTTCATTTCGTTTTGATGGTCCGTTGGACATGAGAATGGACGATACGACGGAGATGACAGTAGCTGATATCATCAATCATGCTTCAGTGGATGAGTTGGTTCGGCTGATAACCCTGTACGGCGAGGAGACTCGTTCGCGCGCTATGCATATTGCGAAAGCGATCGTAGCGCATCGTCCAATGACGCGAACGTCTGAGCTGGCTGAGCTGATTGAGCGGACTGTTGGTCGCGGTGGACTAAAAAGACATCCAGCGACTCGTACCTTTCAAGCCCTCAGAATTGAAGTTAACCAAGAACTTCAGCAAGTAGAGCAGGTATTACCATTATTACCTCAGCTACTCAATCCAGGCGGCCGTGTCGGTATCATTAGCTTTCACAGTCTGGAAGATCGATTGGTTAAACGGTTTTTTAAGGAGCAATCAGAAGCAGGGTATGAAGCCGAGCTGATGATTCCTGATAAAAAATTGATTCTAGGGACTACAGATGTTCACAATCCGCGCAGTCGGAGCGCTAAGCTTCGCTGGGCCGTAAAAACATAA
- a CDS encoding peptidoglycan D,D-transpeptidase FtsI family protein, giving the protein MKGRLAQSRTSLLAIILLGIMAVFVLRLFQLQVLQHGKYVELAARNQQRTLVIPATRGEIYMMDGKTPAPVVLNRMIFNVVADPQTVSDSQRHEIIQALRQTAGDKLMENAEGRLANKKSRYEVLARGLTLDQAEQMKKKDFSGVLYQLNSVRNYPEGALGAQVLGFVNANGEGQYGVEGALDKRLKGSDGLLRAVTDVRNVPLMIGKNDVNIEAKAGEDLVLSIDRNVQSYAEEALKRGLQKAGGTEGSVVVMNPNNGRVLAMANYPTFNPAEYNKVQNAAAFINAATMTPQEPGSIMKSFTMAMGIDKGAITPNTTYQNTDCTQVGDRKICNAVRGLTGTTTMQQALNNSHNVGTVTVGRKLGDGSYINNAARQTIYQYFHDKYGFGEKTGIELSEAQGLITSPTEQEGNEVRYANMTFGQGMNLTPIQVASAFCSIINGGVYYRPTVIAGVKKGDAVEWSKPQPLRHTVSAETSTQMRTMLDTTRHSFWVGKGDKPGYLVGGKTGTVELLVNGAYSMKETAGTYVGFGGTDKPEYVIMIRVSAPNKHAALEGSVHASPIFTDISNWMIEYLKLSPRRS; this is encoded by the coding sequence ATGAAGGGGCGACTTGCGCAATCAAGAACGAGTCTACTCGCCATTATTCTGCTGGGGATAATGGCAGTTTTTGTGTTGAGATTATTTCAATTACAGGTGCTGCAGCACGGCAAATACGTTGAACTGGCAGCGCGTAATCAGCAGCGCACGTTGGTGATTCCGGCCACGCGGGGCGAAATTTACATGATGGACGGCAAGACGCCGGCTCCAGTGGTGCTGAATCGTATGATATTTAATGTGGTGGCTGATCCGCAAACCGTTTCTGACAGTCAGCGTCATGAGATCATCCAAGCGCTGCGTCAGACAGCTGGCGATAAGCTCATGGAGAATGCTGAGGGGCGACTTGCTAACAAAAAGTCGCGCTATGAGGTGTTGGCGCGCGGTTTGACGCTAGACCAGGCTGAACAGATGAAAAAGAAGGATTTTTCAGGCGTATTGTACCAGCTCAACTCGGTTCGGAATTATCCAGAAGGAGCCTTGGGCGCACAGGTATTGGGCTTTGTGAATGCGAATGGCGAGGGCCAGTACGGCGTGGAGGGGGCGCTGGATAAACGGCTGAAGGGTAGTGATGGACTGCTGCGAGCAGTGACTGATGTGCGGAATGTGCCGCTGATGATAGGTAAGAATGATGTGAATATTGAAGCGAAGGCGGGCGAAGACTTGGTGCTATCAATTGACCGCAATGTCCAGAGTTATGCCGAAGAAGCTCTCAAGCGTGGTCTGCAAAAAGCTGGCGGTACAGAGGGTAGCGTTGTGGTGATGAATCCTAACAATGGCCGAGTGTTAGCCATGGCGAATTATCCAACGTTCAATCCTGCCGAGTACAACAAGGTTCAAAATGCAGCTGCGTTCATTAACGCCGCAACCATGACACCACAAGAACCGGGGTCAATCATGAAATCATTTACCATGGCGATGGGAATTGATAAGGGTGCGATTACGCCAAATACCACCTACCAGAACACTGATTGTACCCAAGTTGGCGACCGTAAGATTTGTAATGCAGTGCGCGGCTTGACTGGTACAACCACCATGCAGCAAGCACTAAACAACTCGCACAACGTTGGAACAGTGACGGTTGGGCGAAAATTAGGTGACGGTTCGTATATCAATAACGCCGCGCGGCAAACGATTTACCAATACTTTCATGATAAATATGGGTTTGGTGAGAAGACGGGGATTGAGCTGTCAGAAGCACAGGGTTTGATTACCAGCCCGACTGAACAAGAAGGAAATGAAGTTCGTTACGCAAACATGACCTTTGGGCAGGGAATGAACCTAACGCCAATCCAAGTCGCCTCGGCGTTTTGCTCAATCATCAATGGAGGAGTCTACTACCGTCCAACGGTCATCGCTGGAGTGAAAAAAGGCGATGCTGTCGAGTGGTCAAAGCCGCAGCCCCTGCGTCACACAGTGAGTGCGGAAACATCTACCCAGATGCGCACAATGTTGGATACAACGCGCCATTCATTTTGGGTAGGCAAGGGCGACAAGCCAGGCTATCTTGTCGGCGGTAAGACAGGTACGGTGGAGCTTTTGGTGAATGGTGCATACAGCATGAAAGAAACGGCTGGTACCTACGTTGGTTTTGGTGGTACAGATAAGCCAGAATATGTCATAATGATAAGGGTATCGGCGCCAAACAAGCACGCTGCGCTGGAAGGTAGTGTGCATGCGTCGCCAATTTTTACTGATATTTCGAACTGGATGATTGAGTATTTGAAATTATCACCGAGGAGATCCTAA
- the mraY gene encoding phospho-N-acetylmuramoyl-pentapeptide-transferase, producing the protein MKSYIQTVTNEMTYIFVLSLAAFLLAMFLTPIYTFFAYRYQFWKRQRTSAVTGEKLQVFDKLHEEKLRRHIPTMAGIIGVVSIILITVLFNLDRRQTWLPLAAFVGGAAVGLIDDYLNIFGSNKKDAGMRAPVKFALITLIGLVLGWFFFAKLGVSSFHVPFYGDLSVGWLIIPLFAFAVVATGNAVNISDGLDGLAGGLLAISFVMFGVIALLQGNFLLAGFCFTVVGALLSYLWFNIYPARFFMGDVGAFAYGASLGVVAMLTNSLLLLPIIGLLFVVEAGSSALQIASKRLFGRKIFKSAPIHHHLEASGWPETKITMRFWVIGCVMAFIGFLVALAGGHIA; encoded by the coding sequence ATGAAAAGCTATATACAAACGGTAACAAACGAAATGACCTATATCTTTGTGTTGAGTCTGGCGGCGTTCTTACTGGCAATGTTTTTGACGCCAATTTACACATTCTTTGCTTATAGATATCAATTCTGGAAACGACAACGTACCTCTGCGGTGACCGGGGAAAAGCTTCAGGTGTTTGATAAGCTTCACGAGGAAAAACTACGTCGTCATATCCCAACGATGGCGGGTATTATTGGTGTAGTTTCCATCATCTTGATCACCGTGCTTTTCAACCTGGACCGCAGGCAAACCTGGTTGCCGCTGGCGGCTTTTGTTGGTGGCGCAGCTGTGGGGCTGATAGATGATTATTTGAATATCTTTGGCAGTAACAAAAAAGACGCTGGCATGCGGGCGCCTGTCAAATTTGCACTGATTACACTAATTGGTTTAGTACTGGGATGGTTCTTTTTTGCCAAACTGGGCGTTAGTAGCTTTCATGTACCGTTTTATGGTGATTTATCAGTCGGCTGGCTGATTATACCACTGTTTGCGTTTGCCGTTGTCGCTACGGGTAATGCCGTTAATATTTCGGATGGACTGGACGGCCTGGCGGGTGGACTGCTGGCTATCAGCTTTGTGATGTTTGGAGTGATTGCGCTACTGCAGGGGAACTTCTTATTGGCTGGCTTCTGTTTTACGGTGGTCGGTGCATTGCTGAGCTATTTGTGGTTCAATATTTACCCAGCGAGGTTTTTCATGGGCGATGTCGGGGCGTTCGCATATGGAGCAAGTTTAGGCGTGGTGGCTATGTTGACGAATTCATTACTATTACTCCCAATCATCGGTTTGTTATTTGTGGTCGAAGCAGGTTCTAGCGCGTTACAAATTGCTAGCAAGCGACTGTTTGGTCGAAAAATCTTCAAATCTGCACCAATTCATCATCACTTGGAAGCCAGCGGCTGGCCAGAGACAAAGATTACCATGCGCTTTTGGGTCATTGGATGTGTGATGGCGTTCATCGGTTTCCTCGTGGCTTTAGCGGGAGGGCATATTGCGTAA
- a CDS encoding FtsW/RodA/SpoVE family cell cycle protein → MRNTISNVPAGTIRKHRPVYQVALYVSLLLLLGLVVMYALGPQRANVMNFAYGTNYGDMFFFNKQLISVVISFAAFAACAIIPYKIFTEKYANWLFVGGLFFCFLLVALGMLGVSFAQETNGAYRWFYLGGLGSFQPAELLKFGILVFIAGFLGKRMRQGKINDVEETLIPLGITAAIAMFIVVVLQKDLGTGLALVAIVLSMLVVSGMRSDILWKILGVLLAAGVMLILIAPHRLERVMTFFQGDHSSASSMDSSSNTYHVQQARIAIGSGGILGLGIGKSVQVSGYLPEAINDSIFAIMGETFGFVGLLIILGLFTALLLGILHISARLPDPGLRLVAAGVFGWVASHVILNVAAMTGVAPLTGIPLPLLSYGGTSMLFIAAALGLVFQLSCYTSHKPLTEGKDSHADLSGRRRFGRTRYARGRRV, encoded by the coding sequence TTGCGTAATACCATTTCCAATGTGCCAGCCGGAACGATTCGTAAGCATCGGCCGGTCTATCAGGTGGCGTTATATGTCAGCCTGTTGTTGCTATTGGGTTTGGTGGTGATGTATGCGTTGGGGCCGCAACGAGCCAATGTCATGAATTTTGCATATGGCACGAACTATGGTGATATGTTCTTCTTTAATAAGCAGCTTATTTCCGTGGTGATTTCCTTTGCGGCGTTTGCTGCTTGTGCCATTATTCCATATAAAATTTTCACTGAAAAATATGCAAATTGGTTGTTTGTTGGTGGCTTATTCTTCTGTTTCTTGCTGGTAGCGCTGGGCATGTTGGGTGTTTCGTTTGCGCAGGAAACCAATGGTGCATACCGCTGGTTCTATCTTGGCGGACTGGGAAGTTTTCAGCCGGCTGAATTATTAAAATTTGGTATTTTGGTGTTTATCGCTGGATTTTTGGGCAAACGTATGCGGCAGGGTAAGATCAATGACGTGGAAGAGACGCTCATCCCGCTTGGTATTACCGCAGCGATAGCTATGTTTATTGTGGTGGTGCTACAAAAAGACTTGGGAACTGGTTTGGCACTGGTTGCCATCGTCCTGTCCATGCTGGTGGTTTCAGGCATGCGGTCAGATATTCTCTGGAAAATATTGGGTGTTTTACTGGCAGCAGGTGTCATGTTGATCCTCATCGCGCCGCACCGTCTGGAGCGCGTCATGACGTTCTTCCAGGGTGATCACTCGAGTGCATCATCCATGGACAGCAGCAGTAACACCTATCACGTGCAGCAGGCGCGTATCGCCATCGGCTCGGGTGGCATCTTAGGCCTGGGTATTGGCAAGAGTGTGCAGGTGTCAGGCTATTTGCCCGAAGCCATCAACGACTCGATTTTTGCCATCATGGGTGAGACATTTGGTTTTGTCGGGCTACTGATCATTTTGGGGCTATTTACCGCATTGCTACTGGGCATCTTGCATATTTCCGCGCGCCTGCCTGATCCTGGGCTTCGCTTGGTGGCGGCTGGTGTGTTTGGCTGGGTTGCTTCTCATGTGATATTGAATGTGGCAGCCATGACAGGGGTGGCGCCACTGACCGGTATTCCATTGCCGCTGCTGAGTTATGGTGGCACCAGTATGTTATTCATCGCTGCGGCCCTTGGATTAGTTTTTCAGCTGTCTTGCTATACATCACACAAGCCATTAACAGAAGGGAAGGATAGCCATGCGGATCTTAGCGGTCGGCGGCGGTTCGGGCGGACACGTTACGCCCGTGGTCGCCGTGTTTAA
- a CDS encoding UDP-N-acetylglucosamine--N-acetylmuramyl-(pentapeptide) pyrophosphoryl-undecaprenol N-acetylglucosamine transferase, translated as MRILAVGGGSGGHVTPVVAVFKELKNRGEHDLRFWCDRKFGPTAKKVVAESGYDIPVSFITAGKLRRYHGESKLQHLAPSILFPNLCDLCKVIIGFVQSFCKLLVWRPDVIFIKGGYVCLPVGYAARLLRIPLVLHDSDAHPGLTNRLLSPFAKRIGTGAPLKYYRYSPEIATYVGVPISDKFRPYTEAEKREIKTQLGFDPSRPLVVITGGGLGAVRINNAVVKNRDRLLEAASVFLISGQHQYNELNKALDRRDGWRLESFLHGPQMAQALAAADVVVARAGATTLLELAALGMPTVIIPNGRLTAGHQLKNAKVYQDALAAVIVNEDQLDKNPDLLGDTLIKLLKSPKIRHDLGNNFLKFAKPNAAGDMAEMILEAAHKQGRRQ; from the coding sequence ATGCGGATCTTAGCGGTCGGCGGCGGTTCGGGCGGACACGTTACGCCCGTGGTCGCCGTGTTTAAGGAATTGAAGAACAGGGGCGAGCACGATTTACGATTTTGGTGCGACCGCAAGTTTGGGCCAACGGCAAAGAAGGTGGTTGCAGAATCTGGCTATGATATTCCAGTTTCATTCATCACCGCCGGTAAATTGCGTCGCTATCACGGTGAGAGCAAACTGCAGCATTTAGCGCCCTCAATCCTATTTCCTAACCTGTGCGACTTGTGCAAGGTTATCATCGGCTTTGTGCAGAGCTTTTGTAAGCTGCTGGTGTGGCGCCCTGATGTCATCTTCATAAAAGGCGGCTACGTTTGTCTGCCGGTCGGTTACGCCGCACGACTACTGAGAATTCCATTGGTGCTGCATGACTCTGACGCTCATCCAGGGTTGACCAACAGGCTGCTGTCGCCATTTGCTAAGCGCATTGGTACGGGTGCACCGCTCAAGTATTATCGCTACTCTCCTGAGATAGCAACATATGTTGGGGTGCCGATTTCAGATAAGTTCCGACCATACACTGAAGCAGAAAAGCGGGAAATTAAGACACAGTTGGGCTTTGATCCATCACGACCCCTGGTTGTTATCACTGGTGGTGGCTTGGGTGCCGTGCGCATCAATAATGCAGTGGTGAAGAATCGTGATAGACTTCTGGAGGCTGCCTCGGTGTTTCTGATATCAGGTCAGCATCAATACAACGAGCTGAATAAAGCATTGGACCGTCGTGATGGTTGGCGGCTGGAGTCATTTTTGCACGGACCGCAAATGGCGCAAGCATTAGCGGCTGCGGACGTAGTCGTAGCTCGAGCTGGGGCAACAACACTGTTAGAGTTGGCGGCGCTGGGTATGCCAACAGTTATCATCCCAAATGGCAGGCTGACAGCCGGCCACCAGCTGAAAAATGCTAAGGTTTACCAAGACGCTCTGGCTGCCGTGATTGTGAACGAAGATCAACTAGACAAGAACCCTGATTTACTGGGCGACACACTAATTAAACTACTCAAATCTCCAAAGATTCGCCATGATTTGGGTAATAATTTTCTCAAATTTGCCAAGCCGAATGCTGCTGGCGACATGGCTGAGATGATCCTGGAAGCTGCTCATAAACAGGGGAGGCGACAGTAG
- a CDS encoding nucleoside 2-deoxyribosyltransferase domain-containing protein, with the protein MRVISPDNRGLHEILPSVDLFLAGGITNCPDWQAEALALLSNQDITVANPRRKRALAFQGKGATHQIEWEYEYLKRARVVLFWFPKESLCPIALFELGKELESGSRVVIGVHPEYSRRFDVITQVRCYDPEFPVYDKLADVVVAAQLALNY; encoded by the coding sequence ATGAGAGTTATTTCACCTGACAACAGGGGCTTGCATGAAATATTGCCATCGGTAGATTTGTTTTTGGCGGGAGGTATTACCAATTGCCCAGACTGGCAGGCGGAGGCGCTAGCTCTATTGAGCAATCAAGATATAACAGTGGCTAACCCGCGTCGTAAGAGGGCGCTGGCTTTTCAAGGCAAAGGGGCGACGCACCAGATAGAGTGGGAGTATGAGTACCTCAAGCGGGCGCGAGTGGTGTTGTTTTGGTTTCCGAAGGAATCCCTCTGCCCTATCGCGCTGTTCGAGTTGGGCAAGGAGCTTGAGAGCGGATCACGTGTGGTGATTGGTGTGCATCCAGAATATTCGCGACGATTTGATGTCATCACGCAGGTTCGCTGCTATGATCCTGAGTTTCCAGTGTATGATAAGCTTGCTGATGTGGTGGTGGCGGCTCAGCTGGCGCTTAATTATTAG